Proteins found in one Acipenser ruthenus chromosome 18, fAciRut3.2 maternal haplotype, whole genome shotgun sequence genomic segment:
- the LOC117417374 gene encoding CCAAT/enhancer-binding protein beta: MEVAGFYERDYLALHGNNCSSTSYSSTNSVAACNLSSRDSMTDLGIADNEKAIDFSIYLEQQYQQHPTQLGTPGQQHSGDVLADFLAEDYKNKRAALQNYNYLSLSSERAPGSILSFPQLLETRVDTVFSPQLLGSANRGVKQELREEEANRMDSGSPGYGMGSYLQYHSAPSGSTGNLSTASSSCSSPPGTPAPSGSAGSPHNGGGKLSSSKGKKRVEKSSEEYKQRRERNNLAVRKSRDKAKIRNLETQHKVLELAAENDRLQKRVEQLSRELATLRNLLSATGQC; the protein is encoded by the coding sequence ATGGAAGTGGCCGGTTTCTACGAGAGGGATTACCTCGCTTTACACGGCAACAACTGCAGCAGTACCAGCTACAGCAGCACCAACAGCGTCGCCGCCTGCAACCTGTCGAGCAGGGATTCAATGACGGATCTGGGCATCGCAGATAACGAGAAGGCGATCGACTTCAGCATCTACCTGGAGCAGCAATACCAGCAGCACCCGACACAGCTCGGGACCCCAGGACAGCAGCACTCGGGGGATGTCTTAGCAGACTTCCTGGCCGAAGATTATAAGAATAAACGCGCCGCCTTACAAAACTACAATTACCTGTCCCTCAGCAGCGAGCGAGCGCCCGGGAGCATACTGAGCTTCCCACAGTTGCTAGAGACGCGAGTGGACACAGTATTCAGCCCACAGCTGCTGGGCAGCGCCAACAGAGGGGTCAAGCAGGAGCTCAGGGAAGAAGAGGCCAATAGAATGGACTCGGGCTCTCCCGGCTACGGTATGGGCTCGTATTTGCAATACCATTCTGCGCCGAGCGGAAGTACTGGGAATCTCTCCACCGCCTCCTCATCTTGCTCCAGCCCGCCGGGCACCCCTGCCCCGTCCGGCTCTGCCGGGTCACCGCATAACGGCGGCGGCAAGCTTTCCTCCAGCAAGGGGAAGAAGCGTGTGGAGAAGAGCAGCGAAGAGTACAAGCAACGACGGGAGAGGAACAACCTAGCGGTAAGGAAGAGTCGGGATAAAGCCAAGATACGCAACCTGGAGACCCAGCACAAGGTACTGGAGCTGGCGGCGGAGAACGACCGGCTGCAGAAGCGAGTGGAGCAGCTGTCCAGAGAGCTCGCCACTTTACGGAACTTGTTGTCAGCCACGGGGCAGTGCTAG